In one window of Candidatus Omnitrophota bacterium DNA:
- a CDS encoding 4a-hydroxytetrahydrobiopterin dehydratase, translating to MQKSTRKIVHKKKTASLPKNKKVIKRPKEDQDKAPEILKSSDKKVEKATLLNANQIRASLENLLGWQSNNDNKMIYREYILRDFMAAIDLIDRIAKIAEDEKHHPDIHLTQYRNLRVGTTTHEVGGLSKSDFNVASRINDLPMELSHK from the coding sequence ATGCAAAAATCAACCAGAAAGATAGTACATAAAAAGAAAACAGCGTCTTTACCAAAGAATAAAAAAGTTATTAAGCGCCCAAAAGAAGATCAAGACAAGGCGCCTGAAATTTTGAAGTCATCTGACAAGAAGGTTGAGAAAGCAACCTTATTGAATGCCAACCAAATTAGGGCGTCTTTAGAGAATCTCCTCGGGTGGCAATCGAATAACGATAACAAAATGATCTATCGTGAATACATATTGCGGGATTTTATGGCAGCTATTGATCTCATCGACCGTATCGCTAAGATTGCGGAAGATGAAAAACACCATCCGGATATTCATTTAACGCAATATCGTAATCTGCGTGTTGGGACGACAACGCACGAGGTGGGCGGACTTTCTAAAAGTGATTTTAATGTAGCTTCGAGGATCAATGATCTGCCTATGGAGTTGAGTCATAAATAG
- a CDS encoding BON domain-containing protein, whose protein sequence is MKKMFFLMVVISLPFVVFTVRESLGSSDAAQLSIPAEAVNKMEQANTTDSSLNALENAKAIPASAPPEIMGHNNDEGINRNYDAKSEFEKQADRALSLQVQQALTGNPQLAGKLANIKITAVEGSVILQGTVSSEDVRANIVQQIENMAGVDHVDNQLTIGSK, encoded by the coding sequence ATGAAAAAGATGTTTTTTCTGATGGTCGTTATTTCTTTACCTTTCGTCGTTTTTACCGTACGAGAAAGTCTTGGTAGCTCTGATGCTGCGCAATTAAGTATTCCAGCCGAAGCCGTCAATAAGATGGAACAAGCCAACACAACAGATTCAAGCTTAAACGCTTTGGAAAATGCCAAAGCTATTCCAGCCAGCGCTCCTCCAGAAATTATGGGGCACAATAACGACGAGGGTATTAATAGAAATTATGATGCCAAATCAGAATTTGAAAAGCAAGCCGATAGAGCCCTTTCTCTTCAGGTGCAACAAGCGCTTACCGGCAATCCTCAGCTTGCCGGAAAATTGGCGAATATTAAAATTACCGCCGTGGAAGGATCGGTGATTTTACAGGGGACGGTTAGTAGTGAAGACGTGAGAGCAAATATCGTTCAGCAGATTGAAAATATGGCGGGCGTAGATCACGTTGATAATCAATTAACAATTGGGAGTAAATAG
- a CDS encoding type III polyketide synthase: MKPLPSKTIIQDVETANPPNSLTQREVLAMITDTVKPQARALELYKKFLLDDGIHRRYFAWNNLQVLLAESVDEKMQRFEQGAVRLSVEAVQKLLQKSNYQPRDINALFVSTCTGYLCPGLSTYVSQQLELSENIHTLDLVGLGCAGALPGLRVADDYLNRYPDSTVLVVAVEICSAAIHWAQKPELILSNAIFSDGAAAVLLTNREKIPGLRINNISSILWPQFRDELRFKYLDARLCNVISPKVTEIVVQAIHALHKNSSEDNTHYAFHSGGRKVLDAIQERLCLSDDDMRPSRQILREYGNMSSPSVLFVLKNILRQGLRDTDPVACFSFGAGFFASMLHAEWRS, encoded by the coding sequence ATGAAACCGCTGCCCTCGAAAACAATTATTCAAGACGTTGAAACAGCCAATCCGCCCAATAGCCTGACACAGCGGGAAGTTTTGGCGATGATCACCGATACGGTCAAACCGCAGGCCCGCGCGTTAGAGCTTTATAAGAAATTTTTACTGGATGATGGAATTCATCGCCGTTATTTTGCTTGGAACAATCTGCAGGTGTTGTTAGCGGAATCCGTAGATGAAAAAATGCAGCGCTTTGAACAAGGGGCTGTGCGTTTATCGGTTGAGGCTGTCCAGAAGCTCTTGCAAAAATCGAATTACCAGCCGCGCGATATCAACGCACTTTTTGTATCGACTTGTACAGGTTATCTGTGCCCGGGGTTAAGCACCTATGTTAGCCAACAGCTTGAATTATCGGAAAATATTCATACCTTGGATTTGGTGGGCCTAGGATGTGCGGGTGCTTTGCCAGGTTTACGAGTCGCTGATGATTATTTAAATCGATATCCGGATTCTACCGTTTTAGTGGTAGCGGTAGAGATTTGTTCTGCCGCCATTCATTGGGCGCAGAAACCAGAGCTTATTTTATCAAATGCTATTTTTTCTGACGGGGCCGCGGCGGTTTTACTGACGAATCGAGAGAAAATCCCTGGTCTGCGAATCAATAATATTTCTTCAATCCTTTGGCCCCAATTTCGTGATGAATTGCGTTTTAAATACCTTGATGCGCGTCTGTGTAATGTGATTTCCCCGAAGGTAACCGAGATCGTGGTCCAAGCAATCCATGCGCTTCATAAGAATTCTTCGGAAGACAATACCCATTATGCTTTTCATTCCGGGGGACGAAAAGTTTTAGATGCTATCCAGGAGCGCCTGTGTCTTTCGGATGACGACATGCGGCCTTCCCGCCAGATTTTGAGGGAATACGGAAATATGTCTTCCCCATCGGTTTTATTTGTCCTAAAGAATATTTTAAGACAGGGATTGCGGGATACAGATCCCGTTGCCTGTTTTTCTTTTGGGGCTGGTTTTTTTGCCTCAATGCTTCACGCGGAATGGCGATCATAA
- a CDS encoding FAD-dependent oxidoreductase — MKNNYECIVIGGGVAGSTAAYHLAKLGYNVAVLEKTQGPHHKVCGEFLSFEALAYLKGMGITLNDDSPVVKYFKLFSPRSNTGFTFPSPGRGISRYKLDEEILNNAESAGADVLRAVCMRGYHKEVEGFFKVETNAGDFYARYLFMAIGKHDYSKEHKRRGKDQSYLGLKTHIRLKSLRREFKETTMLFSFPGGYGGICPVENDMMNFCFIIDKKVYKLLNSSFDGVIAFLRRSNPKLDSVVQEAGFIEPVCAVGYIPYGFLSRHSHQENVYSLGDQRAVIPSFTGDGMAIALSTAKNCVCEFDSHQKGIPFPTEPMQKTLTKQMRWALMAHAILKSSFLTEMCMAIPGFGPFLIETIFKKTRIPAIEDNHRNYETAALENNYSRR; from the coding sequence ATGAAAAATAATTATGAATGTATTGTTATCGGCGGTGGGGTTGCCGGTTCAACGGCTGCCTATCATTTAGCAAAACTCGGATATAATGTCGCAGTCCTCGAGAAGACCCAGGGGCCGCATCATAAGGTTTGCGGGGAGTTTTTGAGTTTTGAAGCCCTTGCTTACCTTAAGGGGATGGGGATTACTTTAAACGACGATAGCCCGGTCGTTAAGTATTTTAAATTGTTCTCGCCGCGGTCAAATACCGGTTTCACATTCCCTTCCCCGGGCCGGGGGATATCTCGTTATAAACTTGATGAGGAAATTTTGAATAATGCCGAGTCCGCCGGTGCGGATGTTCTTCGCGCTGTTTGCATGAGGGGCTATCATAAAGAGGTTGAAGGTTTCTTTAAGGTTGAAACAAACGCCGGTGATTTTTATGCACGGTATTTATTTATGGCTATTGGAAAGCATGATTACTCCAAAGAGCACAAGCGTCGGGGGAAAGACCAGTCTTATCTAGGGCTTAAGACGCATATCCGTCTTAAATCTCTACGCAGGGAGTTCAAAGAAACAACCATGTTGTTTTCTTTTCCTGGAGGCTACGGAGGGATTTGTCCGGTGGAAAACGATATGATGAATTTTTGTTTCATTATTGATAAGAAAGTTTATAAACTTTTGAATAGTAGCTTTGATGGGGTCATTGCATTCTTACGCCGATCAAATCCGAAATTAGATTCTGTTGTTCAGGAAGCTGGCTTTATTGAACCGGTTTGTGCCGTCGGCTATATTCCTTACGGATTTTTGAGCCGCCACAGCCATCAGGAAAATGTATATTCTTTGGGAGATCAGCGAGCCGTTATTCCTTCTTTTACCGGTGACGGGATGGCAATTGCTTTAAGCACGGCTAAAAACTGTGTCTGTGAATTCGATTCTCATCAAAAAGGCATACCATTTCCAACGGAACCGATGCAAAAGACATTAACGAAACAAATGCGCTGGGCGCTTATGGCCCATGCTATTTTGAAATCTTCCTTTTTGACAGAAATGTGTATGGCCATCCCAGGGTTCGGCCCTTTTTTAATAGAAACAATTTTTAAGAAAACCAGGATTCCAGCAATAGAGGATAATCATCGCAATTATGAAACCGCTGCCCTCGAAAACAATTATTCAAGACGTTGA
- a CDS encoding methyltransferase domain-containing protein, with protein sequence MIKLYHRSDAKERIDDPHIDAKILRQTHQEINSINVCTFGYWPTMSAVKYFLARYDRDRVIKILDIGCGAGETLRRIDAYGRSRKLSLQLTGIDLNREAIIAAVDTTTSNINFIHGDILANDGNDTYDVIINSLTMHHLTNQEIVKLMRWMTTRARVGWFISDLSRHAIAYYFIKYFVKLRRFNPVICHDAPLSVARSFRRKEWADLLTQAELNLNSTKIFWYPNFRYGIRYEK encoded by the coding sequence ATGATTAAACTGTATCATCGCAGTGATGCCAAGGAACGTATCGATGATCCGCATATCGACGCAAAGATATTACGCCAAACCCATCAAGAAATAAACAGCATCAATGTTTGCACGTTCGGTTATTGGCCAACGATGAGTGCCGTCAAATATTTTTTGGCCCGATACGACCGTGATCGCGTTATAAAGATTTTGGATATTGGATGCGGGGCCGGAGAGACCCTAAGACGGATCGATGCTTACGGACGCAGTAGAAAATTATCCTTACAATTAACCGGGATCGATCTAAACCGTGAAGCAATCATTGCGGCTGTCGATACAACGACTTCCAATATCAATTTCATCCACGGCGATATATTGGCTAATGATGGAAATGACACCTACGATGTGATTATTAATTCACTTACCATGCATCATCTAACTAACCAGGAGATTGTGAAACTGATGAGATGGATGACAACCCGCGCGCGTGTGGGTTGGTTTATTTCCGACCTTAGTCGGCACGCGATCGCGTATTATTTTATCAAATATTTTGTCAAACTCCGCAGATTCAATCCGGTCATTTGCCATGATGCGCCCCTGTCCGTTGCCCGCAGCTTTCGTCGTAAAGAATGGGCCGATCTTTTAACTCAAGCAGAGCTTAATTTAAATTCTACCAAAATTTTCTGGTATCCTAATTTCCGATATGGGATCCGTTATGAAAAATAA
- a CDS encoding DUF302 domain-containing protein has product MNYGFTKELNVSFVQAVEKATEGLKKEGFGVLTKIDLKEKFKEKLGVDISNYVILGACNPASAHKAIQAEENIGLMLPCNVIVYERGDKVVLSVIKPTVGMAVIQNVELKKTAETVEVQLKRVFDSL; this is encoded by the coding sequence ATTAATTATGGATTTACAAAAGAATTGAATGTTTCCTTTGTTCAGGCGGTTGAAAAAGCAACAGAGGGATTAAAAAAAGAAGGATTTGGTGTTCTTACCAAGATTGATCTAAAGGAGAAGTTTAAGGAAAAATTGGGCGTTGATATTAGCAACTATGTCATTCTTGGCGCTTGTAACCCAGCAAGCGCCCACAAGGCCATACAAGCCGAAGAAAACATCGGTTTGATGCTGCCCTGTAATGTTATTGTTTATGAGCGAGGGGACAAAGTCGTTCTTTCGGTCATAAAGCCGACGGTTGGAATGGCGGTGATCCAGAACGTTGAATTAAAAAAAACTGCCGAAACGGTAGAAGTCCAACTGAAAAGAGTATTTGATTCACTGTAA
- a CDS encoding cation-translocating P-type ATPase, which translates to MTAAPVIAAQPKSEAWHNQSAEEVLAKLGSAATGLSATEAAQRLAANGPNELKEGKRISPLQIFLGQFKSLIIWILIAAGVISGVLGEVVDAIAILAIVVLNAVIGFYQEFNAERSIAALKKMTAPQAKVRRDGQVTIIPASGIVAGDILVLEAGDLVAADARILEAASLKCIESALTGESESVTKQPATLKQGDIPLGDRENIVFMGTSIAAGTGQSVVVATAMNTELGRIAGLLEEAGAEEGTPLQQKLDSFGRILVWVALGIVALLFGLGLLRGTKFFELTMTSVSLAVAAVPEGLPAVVTVSLALGVLRMSRRRALVRKLPAVETLGSTTVICTDKTGTLTVGEMTVRALYVSGQRYEITGEGYGPDGEARFEGKKTEAQHAAPLLELATGILGCNNAHLTQEEGAWKVIGDPTEGALLAAGPKAGGDRERIEKELPKHHEIPFDSDRKRSTVIRRMPDGKLRAFINGAPDVLLERCINLYTSTGVRPMTDEDRQNIVAQNTAMAQQALRVLGSAYRDLDNDSPANLTVDAVEHDLVFVGLSGMYDPPRQEAKEAVAKCRAAGIRVVMITGDHPHTATAIARELGIASDDDMAIAGFELDKMTDDELRQRTPKIAVYARVTAEHKLRIIRAWKANDAVVAMTGDGVNDAPAIKGADIGIAMGKSGTEVTKQASDMIITDDNFASIVAAVEEGRGIYDNIRKALQYLLAGNTGELLLMTVCVVVGLPTPLLPIHLLWINLVTDGLPALCLATDPVDPDVMKRHPHRRSERITNRSFLGTMFLTGFLTAAVAFAVYFYVLKTGTEEMARTHAFAVLVFAELLRSFGARSETKPIWRIPFFTNINLAIVVSVSFGLQVWSHHNAILGRFLKTSFMPLADCFLLLAVGAIPLLVLEVVKVVRHAWQQRKTDL; encoded by the coding sequence ATGACCGCGGCACCCGTTATCGCCGCACAACCAAAATCAGAGGCCTGGCACAACCAGTCTGCCGAGGAAGTGTTGGCAAAACTTGGCTCCGCAGCGACCGGACTTTCGGCGACGGAGGCAGCACAACGCCTCGCGGCCAATGGCCCGAACGAGCTGAAAGAAGGCAAACGCATCAGTCCGCTGCAGATTTTCCTCGGCCAGTTTAAGAGCCTCATCATCTGGATTCTCATCGCTGCCGGTGTTATCTCCGGCGTGCTGGGCGAAGTGGTGGACGCCATCGCCATCCTCGCCATCGTCGTCCTCAATGCCGTCATCGGCTTCTACCAGGAGTTCAACGCGGAGAGGTCCATCGCGGCGCTCAAAAAGATGACCGCGCCCCAGGCTAAGGTGCGGCGCGACGGGCAAGTCACTATAATTCCTGCCTCGGGAATCGTCGCCGGTGACATCCTCGTGCTGGAAGCCGGCGACCTGGTCGCGGCTGATGCACGGATCCTGGAAGCTGCTTCGCTTAAGTGCATCGAGTCCGCGCTTACCGGCGAGTCCGAGTCGGTGACGAAGCAGCCAGCGACTTTGAAACAGGGCGACATCCCGCTCGGCGACCGCGAGAACATAGTGTTCATGGGAACCAGCATCGCGGCGGGGACTGGTCAATCCGTCGTTGTGGCTACGGCGATGAATACCGAGTTGGGCCGCATCGCTGGACTGCTGGAAGAGGCGGGTGCGGAAGAGGGGACACCGCTTCAGCAGAAACTCGATTCGTTCGGGCGCATCCTCGTCTGGGTGGCCTTAGGCATCGTCGCACTACTCTTTGGGCTGGGGCTGCTTCGGGGGACGAAGTTTTTTGAATTGACGATGACCTCAGTCAGCCTCGCTGTGGCCGCCGTGCCGGAAGGGCTGCCGGCCGTCGTCACGGTTTCGCTTGCACTCGGCGTGTTGCGTATGTCCCGCCGCCGGGCGCTCGTGCGCAAACTGCCGGCAGTCGAGACACTAGGTTCGACGACGGTCATCTGTACGGACAAGACCGGCACATTGACGGTGGGCGAAATGACTGTACGCGCTCTCTACGTCTCAGGCCAACGCTACGAAATTACCGGTGAAGGCTACGGGCCGGACGGCGAAGCGCGTTTTGAGGGCAAGAAGACGGAAGCGCAGCATGCGGCGCCGTTGCTTGAACTCGCGACCGGCATCCTCGGCTGCAACAACGCCCATCTCACCCAGGAAGAGGGGGCATGGAAAGTCATCGGAGACCCCACCGAAGGCGCATTGCTTGCCGCCGGTCCCAAAGCGGGCGGCGACCGCGAGCGCATCGAGAAGGAGCTTCCGAAACATCACGAGATACCTTTCGACTCCGACCGAAAACGCAGCACGGTGATTCGCAGGATGCCGGACGGGAAGCTCCGCGCCTTTATCAATGGCGCGCCCGACGTGCTGTTAGAGCGCTGCATAAACCTCTACACCAGCACCGGGGTTCGCCCCATGACGGACGAGGATCGCCAGAATATCGTGGCGCAAAACACCGCGATGGCGCAGCAAGCCCTGCGCGTGCTTGGCTCGGCCTATCGCGACTTGGACAACGATTCGCCCGCCAACCTCACTGTGGACGCCGTGGAGCACGATCTCGTGTTCGTTGGTCTGTCGGGGATGTATGATCCGCCGCGTCAGGAGGCCAAAGAGGCCGTCGCAAAATGTCGCGCCGCCGGCATTCGCGTGGTGATGATAACCGGTGACCATCCGCATACCGCGACGGCCATTGCGCGGGAACTCGGCATCGCTTCAGACGACGACATGGCTATTGCAGGTTTCGAGTTGGACAAGATGACCGACGATGAACTCCGGCAACGCACGCCTAAGATCGCTGTTTACGCGCGCGTCACCGCCGAGCACAAACTGCGCATCATTCGCGCCTGGAAAGCGAATGATGCGGTGGTCGCGATGACCGGCGATGGCGTCAACGACGCCCCGGCCATCAAAGGCGCCGACATCGGTATCGCCATGGGGAAATCAGGAACGGAAGTCACCAAGCAGGCGTCGGACATGATTATCACCGATGACAACTTCGCCTCGATCGTCGCCGCCGTCGAAGAAGGCCGCGGCATCTACGACAACATCCGCAAGGCCCTGCAATACCTATTGGCAGGCAACACTGGTGAACTGCTGCTGATGACCGTCTGCGTGGTCGTGGGTCTTCCGACGCCGCTCCTTCCGATTCACCTGCTCTGGATTAATCTTGTTACCGACGGTCTGCCAGCGCTCTGCTTGGCCACCGACCCCGTCGACCCCGACGTGATGAAGCGCCACCCGCACCGTCGGTCGGAGCGCATTACGAACCGCAGTTTCCTTGGCACGATGTTCCTCACCGGCTTTCTCACAGCTGCTGTGGCGTTCGCGGTTTACTTCTATGTGCTGAAGACGGGAACCGAAGAAATGGCCCGTACTCATGCCTTCGCTGTTCTGGTCTTCGCCGAACTCCTGCGTTCTTTTGGCGCCCGCAGCGAAACTAAACCTATTTGGCGCATCCCCTTTTTCACGAACATCAACCTCGCCATCGTGGTTTCCGTTTCGTTCGGCCTCCAAGTGTGGAGCCATCACAACGCGATCCTGGGCCGCTTCCTGAAGACGTCATTCATGCCGCTCGCCGATTGCTTCCTACTGCTCGCCGTGGGCGCGATACCGCTATTGGTTCTGGAAGTGGTGAAGGTTGTGCGGCACGCTTGGCAGCAAAGAAAGACCGATCTATGA
- a CDS encoding 4Fe-4S binding protein has protein sequence MAYIVTEPCIKKKYTDCVVVCPVDCFHEDAEMLVIDPEVCIDCGACVSECPVQAIYPESDVPGKWKGYIKLNAVRAPQLPVITKKKKPLADKE, from the coding sequence ATGGCGTATATTGTTACTGAGCCATGTATAAAAAAGAAATATACCGATTGCGTGGTTGTCTGTCCCGTTGATTGTTTTCATGAAGATGCAGAGATGCTTGTGATCGATCCTGAAGTTTGCATTGATTGCGGAGCATGTGTATCCGAATGTCCTGTTCAAGCGATATATCCTGAAAGTGATGTGCCGGGAAAATGGAAAGGGTATATAAAACTTAATGCCGTGAGAGCCCCGCAGCTTCCGGTGATTACAAAGAAAAAGAAACCTTTGGCTGATAAGGAATAA
- the tal gene encoding transaldolase translates to MKNNPLKELGTIGQSIWLDYIRRDLMVSGELRRLIEEDGLRGMTSNPSIFERAIAGSHDYDEDIRAMALEGKDVKEIYEALSQRDVQSAADEFRPLYDKTEGMDGYVSLEVNPHLAHDTKGTMEEARRLWAALNRPNVLIKVPATVEGLPVIQQLISEGINVNVTLLFGIPRYRQVVEAYLAGVEARVAQAKPVKTVSSVASFFVGRIDVLVDPLLEKFIAQGDKDTDLAKMLHGQVAIASAKAAYQIYKEIFDSARFKKLADKGAATQRLLWASTSTKNPEYSDVKYIESLIGHDTVDTVPLETLDDYRDHGKPQDRIEQEVVKARWMLDQLPKIGISIDQVAQQLENEGVEKFSKSFDKLMKTLGKTVQKQNLKNEQIII, encoded by the coding sequence ATGAAAAATAATCCATTGAAGGAATTGGGAACTATCGGCCAGTCAATTTGGCTCGACTATATCCGGCGCGATTTAATGGTCAGCGGCGAGCTTCGACGTCTGATTGAGGAAGATGGGCTGCGGGGTATGACCTCGAATCCATCCATTTTTGAGAGGGCGATTGCGGGCAGTCATGATTACGATGAGGATATTAGAGCCATGGCGCTTGAGGGAAAAGACGTCAAGGAAATCTATGAAGCTCTCAGCCAGCGGGACGTTCAGAGCGCCGCTGATGAGTTCCGGCCACTGTACGACAAAACGGAAGGAATGGATGGTTATGTTAGTCTGGAGGTAAATCCCCACCTGGCGCATGACACCAAAGGCACGATGGAGGAAGCCCGCCGATTATGGGCCGCATTGAACCGGCCAAACGTCTTGATTAAGGTACCAGCAACAGTGGAAGGGCTGCCCGTCATCCAGCAACTTATCAGTGAAGGAATTAATGTTAATGTGACATTGCTCTTTGGGATTCCTCGTTATCGGCAGGTTGTAGAAGCTTACCTTGCGGGTGTCGAAGCGCGAGTGGCACAAGCGAAGCCGGTAAAGACTGTGTCCTCAGTGGCCAGCTTTTTTGTAGGCCGCATTGATGTTTTGGTAGATCCGTTGTTGGAAAAATTTATCGCCCAAGGTGATAAGGATACCGATTTAGCAAAAATGCTGCATGGTCAGGTCGCTATTGCCAGCGCAAAGGCAGCTTATCAAATCTACAAGGAAATTTTCGACAGTGCTCGATTTAAGAAATTGGCCGATAAAGGAGCTGCTACTCAGCGGCTGCTCTGGGCCAGCACCAGCACGAAGAATCCAGAGTACAGCGATGTGAAATATATTGAATCACTCATTGGCCATGACACCGTCGACACGGTTCCCCTCGAAACCCTTGACGATTATCGTGACCATGGTAAGCCGCAAGACCGTATCGAACAAGAGGTCGTGAAGGCCCGATGGATGTTGGATCAATTGCCCAAGATTGGTATCAGTATTGACCAAGTGGCTCAACAGCTTGAGAATGAAGGCGTTGAAAAATTCAGCAAATCTTTTGACAAGCTGATGAAGACCCTGGGAAAAACGGTACAAAAACAAAATTTGAAAAATGAGCAGATAATCATATAG
- a CDS encoding RpiB/LacA/LacB family sugar-phosphate isomerase, whose protein sequence is MRIGIAADHGGFELKVQLIAVLKAAGYAVTDFGAHELVIGDDYPDFVVPMARAVASGEIIRGLAICGSGVGASVAANKVSGVRAALITDPFSAHQGVQDDDMNIMCLGGQVIGYALAWDLVQTFLKARFKGTERFKRRLAKISKLENMERKL, encoded by the coding sequence ATGCGCATTGGTATAGCCGCAGATCATGGCGGGTTTGAGTTGAAAGTGCAACTGATTGCGGTCCTCAAGGCCGCTGGTTATGCGGTGACGGACTTTGGCGCCCATGAGCTGGTTATAGGAGATGACTATCCGGATTTTGTCGTGCCTATGGCCAGGGCGGTGGCGAGTGGTGAAATCATCCGGGGCCTGGCCATCTGCGGCAGTGGGGTAGGAGCTTCTGTTGCAGCCAACAAGGTATCAGGCGTACGTGCGGCGTTGATCACGGATCCCTTCTCTGCTCATCAGGGAGTACAGGATGACGACATGAACATTATGTGTCTGGGCGGACAGGTCATTGGATATGCTTTAGCCTGGGACCTAGTCCAGACGTTCCTAAAGGCTCGATTCAAGGGAACCGAACGGTTCAAACGCCGCCTTGCGAAAATATCGAAACTGGAAAATATGGAGAGAAAATTATGA